A single genomic interval of Alteromonas sp. BL110 harbors:
- a CDS encoding PilZ domain-containing protein, with product MLGYDDKRNFFRMMVNSPCQLQITDDESSRTMQAMCKDISATGMSLEVDEPSIEVGTQVSVAIESSSSQIPSLAALATVVRCEPESDSSCIIGVEISQMK from the coding sequence ATGTTGGGATACGACGATAAGCGAAATTTTTTCAGGATGATGGTAAATTCGCCGTGTCAGTTGCAAATTACTGATGATGAGTCGAGCCGCACCATGCAGGCGATGTGCAAAGACATAAGCGCCACAGGTATGTCTTTAGAGGTTGACGAACCTTCAATTGAGGTAGGGACGCAAGTGAGTGTTGCTATAGAGTCGTCTAGCTCACAAATCCCCTCTTTAGCGGCATTAGCGACGGTTGTGCGCTGTGAACCTGAATCTGATTCGAGCTGTATCATAGGCGTCGAAATTTCTCAGATGAAATAG
- the dnaQ gene encoding DNA polymerase III subunit epsilon — protein sequence MRQIVLDTETTGIDPKEGHRIIEIGCVEVVNRRLTGNHFHVYINPGRHIEQEAIEVHGITNEFLADKPTFSQVAQEFVSFIKGAQLVIHNAPFDVGFMDHEFSMEASTKGVITSQICDVLDTLTLARQMHPGQKNNLDALCKRYGIDNSHRTLHGALLDAEILADVYLLMTGGQTKLKLASSSGNDADSTAIRRVKRSANKLKVIKATADELKQHEARLDIVEKAGGKCLWRPQPEEALAKHV from the coding sequence ATGCGCCAAATTGTTCTCGATACTGAAACCACAGGTATTGACCCCAAAGAAGGCCACCGCATTATCGAAATAGGGTGTGTTGAAGTCGTTAACCGCCGTTTGACGGGGAATCATTTTCACGTTTACATCAACCCGGGCCGGCATATTGAACAAGAAGCAATTGAAGTTCACGGCATAACCAATGAATTTCTTGCCGACAAGCCTACGTTTTCTCAAGTTGCCCAGGAATTTGTCAGCTTTATCAAAGGGGCGCAACTTGTTATTCACAACGCACCATTTGACGTGGGCTTCATGGATCACGAGTTTTCAATGGAAGCCTCTACAAAAGGCGTCATCACCAGCCAAATATGTGATGTACTCGATACGCTGACCCTTGCTCGCCAAATGCACCCCGGACAGAAAAACAACCTCGATGCATTGTGTAAACGCTACGGTATAGACAACAGCCACCGTACGCTTCACGGGGCTTTGCTGGATGCCGAAATTCTCGCCGATGTCTATTTATTAATGACCGGTGGGCAGACCAAGCTTAAATTGGCGTCGAGTTCAGGTAATGATGCTGACTCAACCGCGATTCGCAGAGTTAAGCGAAGTGCAAATAAATTAAAGGTTATTAAAGCTACCGCCGATGAATTAAAACAGCATGAGGCTCGTTTGGACATTGTAGAAAAAGCGGGTGGCAAATGTTTATGGCGTCCTCAGCCTGAAGAGGCCCTAGCTAAACACGTTTAA
- a CDS encoding NAD(P)H-quinone oxidoreductase, with amino-acid sequence MRYVDFEKGCSPSELVIKECNGLLLTSGKVKVEVKAFGVNRADTLQRQGNYPPPPGESEILGLEIAGVVTEVASDVSTFKEGDEVFGLVAGGGYATEVIVNPAHLMVIPKGMPFFEAAGLAEVFLTAFQCLRTIAHIKPAERALIHGGASGVGLAATQLCRYWGVHSAVTASSQDKLTLCENNGAEHLINYKQQQFDDVLKKVWPEGVDMVLDMVGGDYLNRNLKVLKQDGKVVYLAMLAGRYADNLDMALLLGKRASIIGTTLRNRSDEYKADLIRDFSNVCLPAFENKELNVNIDTHYNIDDIDKPHARLENNDTQGKLVISW; translated from the coding sequence ATGCGCTATGTGGATTTTGAAAAAGGATGCAGCCCCAGCGAACTGGTAATTAAGGAATGCAATGGGTTGTTGCTGACATCAGGAAAAGTAAAAGTAGAGGTAAAAGCCTTCGGTGTAAATCGAGCAGATACGTTGCAGCGTCAAGGTAATTATCCACCTCCGCCAGGGGAAAGTGAGATCCTCGGGTTAGAGATTGCAGGCGTTGTAACAGAAGTCGCCAGTGATGTTAGTACCTTTAAAGAAGGTGATGAAGTATTTGGTTTGGTCGCAGGTGGTGGCTATGCTACTGAAGTCATTGTTAATCCTGCCCACCTAATGGTTATCCCTAAGGGCATGCCATTTTTTGAAGCAGCAGGTCTTGCCGAAGTTTTCCTTACCGCATTTCAATGTTTACGCACTATTGCTCATATTAAACCAGCTGAACGCGCCTTGATACACGGGGGCGCAAGTGGTGTGGGGTTGGCCGCCACTCAGCTATGTCGATATTGGGGCGTACACAGTGCCGTAACAGCGTCAAGCCAAGATAAACTTACCCTTTGTGAAAATAATGGCGCAGAGCATCTCATTAACTACAAACAGCAGCAGTTTGATGACGTTCTAAAAAAAGTATGGCCTGAAGGCGTTGATATGGTACTTGATATGGTCGGTGGCGATTACCTTAACCGAAATCTTAAAGTGCTGAAGCAAGATGGCAAAGTGGTTTATCTGGCCATGCTGGCAGGACGGTATGCTGATAACCTTGATATGGCCCTGCTTTTAGGAAAAAGAGCGTCGATTATTGGCACAACACTGAGAAATAGAAGCGACGAGTATAAAGCGGACTTGATACGTGACTTTTCCAACGTATGTTTGCCCGCTTTTGAAAATAAAGAGCTAAATGTCAACATCGATACCCATTACAATATTGATGATATCGATAAGCCTCATGCGCGATTGGAAAACAACGACACGCAGGGCAAGTTGGTCATTTCTTGGTAA
- a CDS encoding TIGR03503 family protein: MRVWFYWGIILSLFIHLSTGAQSQEDERDAARQLADSAIQSPQSKNQDIDTSPLTDLGDSYTNSIKLLQNRFRVDYNVEEITMVFFREYGSAPVVLVRPDGSKLFQGRVDEEKVEWFDADTFDMITIKNPVPGPWQAVGQVLPESRVMVISNIELHADPLPDVLFAGEILKSTAYLTNNGKPIDNKQFRDVVELDIEFKSTNNPNFGNFGTGDQNIATFQDDGRGMDERPGDGIFTGQFNLKIAAGEWKPVFRVSTPMYTREQESQPIVLHNNPVSIDVEMNGGGDGYHKIIIDVDRELVDIESLLVDGKIKFPNADMQNFSLTEGGSEPREHLIVAYEEGIFRVKITAYGTTMNGRDFILDVPEFSFVAEGPPEPEVEDPLIDGKDPIVDGSAPLVATPELNPAAMTQDEESSLNGQEEMDNGTLTLILIAVNGSIVLIGVIAAAVIIFMRKKRTSPKSSPSPTKQPSATTDADLSMEEKPKGLKKLFGMFKKGSKPEKS, translated from the coding sequence GTGAGAGTGTGGTTTTATTGGGGAATTATTTTATCGCTTTTTATACACTTAAGCACTGGCGCTCAGTCGCAAGAAGACGAACGCGATGCCGCTCGGCAGCTCGCCGATAGCGCAATTCAGAGCCCTCAGTCAAAGAATCAAGATATTGATACCTCGCCGCTTACTGACTTAGGCGACAGCTATACAAACTCAATAAAGCTTTTACAAAACCGATTTCGAGTAGATTACAACGTCGAAGAAATCACTATGGTCTTTTTCAGAGAATATGGCTCTGCCCCGGTTGTACTTGTGAGACCTGATGGCTCCAAGCTGTTTCAGGGGCGAGTTGATGAAGAGAAAGTGGAGTGGTTCGATGCCGATACCTTCGACATGATAACCATTAAAAACCCAGTTCCAGGCCCTTGGCAAGCGGTGGGGCAGGTGTTGCCAGAAAGCCGCGTGATGGTCATATCGAATATAGAGTTACATGCCGACCCTTTACCTGACGTCTTATTTGCCGGTGAAATTCTAAAATCTACGGCCTACCTCACTAACAACGGCAAGCCAATTGACAACAAGCAGTTTAGAGATGTCGTTGAGCTTGATATTGAATTTAAAAGCACGAACAATCCTAATTTCGGGAACTTTGGCACCGGCGATCAGAATATTGCGACATTCCAAGACGACGGCCGCGGAATGGATGAACGCCCAGGAGATGGTATTTTTACCGGGCAGTTTAATTTGAAAATAGCGGCGGGAGAGTGGAAGCCGGTTTTTCGTGTTAGTACCCCCATGTATACCCGTGAGCAAGAAAGCCAACCTATTGTCTTACATAACAACCCCGTTTCTATTGACGTAGAAATGAATGGCGGTGGTGACGGCTATCACAAAATCATCATTGATGTTGATCGGGAGCTCGTGGATATCGAATCCTTGCTTGTGGATGGAAAAATAAAGTTCCCTAATGCGGACATGCAGAACTTTTCTTTGACTGAAGGAGGCAGTGAGCCTCGCGAGCATTTAATTGTTGCCTATGAAGAAGGCATTTTTAGAGTAAAGATTACGGCATACGGAACAACAATGAATGGCCGGGACTTTATTTTAGATGTGCCTGAATTTAGTTTTGTTGCTGAGGGGCCGCCCGAGCCTGAGGTTGAAGACCCATTAATAGATGGAAAAGACCCAATTGTTGATGGAAGTGCACCATTAGTTGCGACACCTGAGTTAAACCCTGCCGCTATGACGCAAGATGAAGAATCTTCGCTAAATGGGCAAGAGGAAATGGATAATGGAACCTTGACCCTTATTTTGATAGCGGTTAATGGGTCAATTGTACTTATCGGTGTTATTGCTGCCGCGGTTATCATTTTCATGCGTAAGAAGCGCACGTCTCCTAAATCGTCGCCTTCACCAACAAAGCAACCTTCTGCTACGACTGATGCTGATCTTTCTATGGAGGAAAAGCCGAAAGGTTTGAAAAAGTTATTCGGGATGTTTAAAAAGGGCAGCAAACCGGAAAAATCTTAA
- a CDS encoding class I SAM-dependent rRNA methyltransferase: MSAQVILQPSRDKSLRRKHPWIFESAVAELKGRARVGDTVDVFDSEGDWLGRGAYSPNSKIRVRMWTFRKDESIDNGFFLRRLETALTLRKRLFDPTKTNAFRWIASESDGLPGITIDLYDNVAVVQLLSAGGEKHRDKIVWAITKLMPEVHIYERSDVDVRKKEGLEPVTGVLHGEPPMQVTVKENGINIVVDIEHGHKTGFYLDQRDSRAAAAHYAKDADVLNCFSYTGTFSCYALSGGAKSVTNVDVSQPALDLAKHHVAINNLSEDKAHFVNKDVFKALREYHDQGKQFDMVILDPPKFVDSKATLNRAARGYKDINMYGIHAVKTGGLLLTFSCSGLMPADLFQKVVADAALDAGRTIKIIARLNQASDHPIIGSYPEGYYLKGLVCEVTDD, translated from the coding sequence ATGTCAGCACAGGTCATATTACAACCATCCAGAGATAAATCACTTCGCCGTAAACACCCTTGGATTTTCGAGAGCGCCGTTGCTGAGCTAAAAGGCCGTGCGCGGGTTGGCGATACAGTAGATGTGTTCGACTCTGAAGGCGATTGGTTAGGGCGAGGCGCCTACTCTCCAAACTCTAAAATTCGCGTTCGAATGTGGACGTTCAGAAAAGACGAAAGCATTGATAACGGCTTTTTCCTGCGCCGTTTAGAGACTGCGCTTACGCTGCGTAAGCGCTTGTTTGACCCAACCAAAACGAATGCGTTTCGTTGGATAGCGTCTGAAAGTGACGGTCTTCCCGGTATTACGATTGATCTCTACGACAACGTTGCTGTGGTGCAGCTTCTAAGCGCTGGCGGTGAAAAGCACAGAGATAAGATAGTGTGGGCAATCACAAAGCTAATGCCTGAAGTTCACATCTATGAGCGCAGCGACGTTGATGTACGCAAAAAAGAAGGGTTAGAGCCGGTAACAGGTGTGCTTCACGGCGAGCCCCCCATGCAGGTTACGGTAAAAGAAAACGGCATCAATATCGTTGTTGATATAGAACATGGTCATAAAACCGGTTTTTATCTCGATCAGCGTGATAGCCGCGCAGCGGCCGCACACTATGCGAAAGATGCCGACGTACTCAACTGTTTCAGCTACACAGGTACGTTTTCTTGCTATGCCCTCTCAGGCGGTGCTAAGTCTGTTACTAACGTTGATGTATCACAGCCAGCTTTAGATTTGGCTAAACATCATGTAGCAATCAATAATTTGAGTGAAGACAAAGCGCATTTCGTCAACAAAGACGTATTTAAAGCGCTTAGAGAGTATCACGACCAAGGCAAACAGTTCGATATGGTCATACTCGACCCACCAAAATTTGTTGACAGCAAAGCTACGCTAAACCGCGCGGCTCGTGGCTATAAAGACATTAATATGTATGGCATCCACGCGGTTAAAACTGGCGGGCTGCTGCTTACGTTTAGTTGCTCTGGCCTCATGCCCGCTGATTTATTCCAGAAGGTTGTTGCCGACGCTGCCCTTGATGCTGGACGTACTATAAAAATCATAGCAAGGCTGAATCAAGCGTCTGACCACCCTATCATTGGTAGCTACCCTGAAGGCTATTATTTGAAAGGTTTAGTCTGCGAAGTCACCGACGACTAA
- the rnhA gene encoding ribonuclease HI: MAQKTIHIYTDGSCLGNPGPGGYGAVLIYKQHRKELSDGFAHTTNNRMELLAPIEALNSLSEPCNVELTTDSQYVKNGINQWIHNWRKNGWRTADKKPVKNADLWQRLDDAVKKHKINWHWVKGHSGHPENECCDDLARGAAEAKPTKPDEGFVGK, encoded by the coding sequence GTGGCTCAAAAGACCATTCACATTTATACCGACGGCTCGTGTCTAGGTAACCCTGGCCCGGGCGGGTACGGTGCTGTACTCATTTACAAACAACACAGAAAAGAGTTGAGCGACGGCTTTGCCCACACCACGAATAATCGTATGGAGCTGTTAGCGCCTATTGAAGCCCTCAATAGCTTAAGCGAGCCTTGCAATGTTGAATTAACTACCGACAGTCAGTATGTAAAAAACGGTATTAACCAGTGGATTCATAACTGGCGTAAAAACGGCTGGCGCACTGCTGATAAAAAGCCGGTTAAAAACGCAGATTTGTGGCAGCGTTTAGACGATGCGGTAAAAAAGCACAAGATAAACTGGCATTGGGTAAAAGGTCATTCAGGACACCCAGAAAATGAGTGTTGCGATGACCTTGCCCGCGGTGCTGCAGAAGCGAAGCCAACAAAGCCAGATGAAGGTTTTGTTGGAAAATAG
- a CDS encoding DUF2061 domain-containing protein, whose protein sequence is MKKTITFAVMHFSVAFTVAYLLTGSLVVGGAVALVEPAINTVAFYFHEMVWKKLEDKEEVAGGQTSQSSEQLSNGFSNNDVTFAS, encoded by the coding sequence ATGAAAAAGACAATTACCTTTGCCGTTATGCACTTTTCAGTAGCCTTTACTGTAGCCTACCTATTGACAGGTAGCTTGGTAGTAGGCGGTGCGGTAGCATTAGTTGAGCCAGCAATTAATACTGTGGCGTTTTACTTCCATGAAATGGTATGGAAGAAGTTAGAGGACAAAGAGGAGGTTGCTGGAGGGCAAACTAGTCAGTCTTCTGAGCAGCTATCTAATGGCTTTTCAAATAATGATGTGACTTTTGCTTCTTAA
- a CDS encoding EAL domain-containing protein, whose product MNKSDQKRYFLADNLKAIGVSLLSVAVVTLLLAIVMFVFIKEQEESRAKEILDNVRIVFRDAEITLDYLNALPYQSCEIENLTEMRKTLFRSRFVKEIGFYENGGLLCSTYLGILEEPIKEATPDFYTQLGDAFWINTPLQLFDKQATGTIVQRGRYNAVLDMDSVIGYSFTQDWQLFYNGDHFYHMAGNPGLVDTTLSQDDMDARTGYFSLQFIMCDERYNNTCLKVKSDHGRVLDLHTGKLVLFVFAMLMTAALTHMLVFNYLRRRRSLESRVSKGLKEHKFYSLYQPFVDLETGKVIGCEVLSRFEDEFGPIYPDEFIPQVKEQNMTWEFTVDMITTAMKELNENPDIPNGFKVSFNLFPFDFTREDCLDLDFAMEMNVKNFKLVLEITEDEQIATHSAVKHIKSLKSKGFLFAIDDFGVGYSNLSQLKTLNCDYLKIDRSFVMDMEDNSIRSSLIPHIVSIAEGLNVDLIAEGVENIDQSNELKGLTIGFGQGWLFGKPQSADALAKSVQDTQ is encoded by the coding sequence ATGAATAAAAGCGATCAAAAACGGTATTTTCTGGCAGATAACTTAAAGGCGATTGGTGTTTCTCTGTTAAGCGTAGCCGTCGTTACACTACTTCTTGCGATAGTTATGTTTGTGTTTATCAAAGAGCAAGAGGAGAGCCGAGCTAAAGAGATCCTTGATAATGTTCGCATTGTCTTTAGAGATGCCGAGATTACCCTTGATTATCTCAATGCACTGCCTTATCAGTCTTGTGAAATCGAGAACTTGACCGAAATGCGCAAAACTCTCTTTCGCTCCCGTTTTGTAAAAGAAATTGGCTTCTATGAGAATGGCGGATTGTTGTGCAGCACCTATCTGGGTATTCTTGAAGAGCCTATAAAAGAGGCAACCCCCGATTTTTATACCCAACTTGGTGATGCATTCTGGATTAACACGCCGCTACAGCTTTTTGATAAGCAGGCGACAGGCACCATTGTTCAACGTGGACGCTATAATGCAGTTTTAGATATGGATAGTGTCATTGGCTACAGTTTCACCCAAGATTGGCAGCTTTTTTATAATGGCGATCATTTTTATCATATGGCGGGTAATCCAGGGCTGGTAGATACTACGCTTAGTCAAGATGATATGGATGCGCGCACTGGCTATTTTTCATTACAGTTCATAATGTGTGACGAACGTTACAATAATACCTGTTTAAAAGTTAAGTCTGATCACGGAAGGGTATTAGATTTACACACGGGTAAGCTTGTTTTGTTTGTTTTCGCTATGCTGATGACGGCCGCACTGACCCACATGCTTGTGTTTAATTATTTACGTCGTCGTCGTTCTCTAGAGTCCAGAGTAAGCAAAGGTTTAAAAGAGCATAAGTTTTATAGTCTTTATCAGCCATTTGTCGATTTAGAAACGGGCAAAGTCATCGGCTGTGAAGTGCTAAGTCGCTTTGAAGACGAGTTTGGGCCAATTTATCCCGATGAGTTCATTCCACAAGTCAAAGAGCAAAATATGACGTGGGAATTTACTGTCGATATGATTACGACCGCGATGAAGGAGCTTAACGAAAATCCTGATATCCCAAATGGGTTTAAAGTGTCCTTTAACTTGTTTCCTTTCGACTTTACAAGGGAAGACTGTTTAGATTTAGATTTTGCAATGGAAATGAATGTTAAAAACTTTAAGTTAGTGCTGGAAATTACCGAAGATGAACAGATAGCAACTCATAGTGCGGTTAAGCATATTAAATCGTTAAAAAGTAAAGGGTTCTTATTTGCTATTGATGATTTCGGCGTGGGGTACTCTAACCTAAGCCAGCTAAAAACCTTGAACTGTGACTATCTCAAAATTGACCGAAGCTTTGTTATGGATATGGAAGACAACAGTATTCGTTCGTCGCTTATTCCGCATATTGTTAGTATTGCCGAGGGGCTTAATGTCGACTTGATCGCGGAGGGCGTTGAGAATATTGACCAATCAAATGAATTAAAAGGTTTAACTATAGGCTTCGGCCAAGGGTGGTTGTTTGGCAAGCCACAGTCTGCCGATGCACTTGCTAAAAGCGTCCAAGACACACAATAA